In the genome of Parus major isolate Abel chromosome 2, Parus_major1.1, whole genome shotgun sequence, one region contains:
- the FKBP14 gene encoding peptidyl-prolyl cis-trans isomerase FKBP14 has product MAGAMAAALLLCSALLCAALGCAGAALIPPAPDVKVEVLHKPFLCHRKTKWGDMMLVHYEGYLERDGSMFHSTHKHNNGQPMWFTLGIREALKGWDRGLKDMCVGEKRKLTIPPALAYGKEGKGKIPPESTLIFNIDLLEIRNGPRSHESFQEMDLNDDWKLSKQEVKIYLKKEFEKHGAVVNDTQHDALVEDIFDKEDEDSDGFISAREFTYKHDEL; this is encoded by the exons ATGGCGGGGGCGATGGCGGCGGCGCTGCTGCTGTGCTCCGCCCTGCTGTGCGCGGCGCTGGGCTGCGCGGGCGCGGCGCTGATCCCCCCCGCTCCCGACGTGAAGGTGGAGGTGCTGCACAAGCCTTTCCTCTGCCACAGAAAGACCAAGTGGGGGGACATGATGCTGGTTCACTACGAGGGCTACTTGGAGAGGGATGGCTCCATGTTTCACTCGAC tcaCAAGCATAACAATGGTCAGCCTATGTGGTTTACACTTGGCATAAGGGAAGCTCTCAAAGGCTGGGACAGAGGGTTGAAGGACATGTGTGTGGGAGAGAAACGGAAGCTAACTATTCCACCAGCTCTTGCTtatggaaaagaagggaaag GAAAAATTCCACCTGAGAGCACACTGATTTTCAACATTGACCTTCTAGAAATTAGAAATGGACCAAGGTCTCATGAGTCATTCCAAGAGATGGATCTTAATGATGACTGGAAGCTATCCAAGCAAGAG GTGAAAATTTACTTgaagaaagaatttgaaaagcATGGAGCAGTGGTAAATGACACCCAGCACGATGCTTTGGTTGAAGACATATTTGATAAAGAGGATGAAGACAGTGACGGGTTTATATCTGCCAGGGAATTCACATACAAGCATGATGAGCTGTAG